From Chryseobacterium joostei, the proteins below share one genomic window:
- a CDS encoding lipopolysaccharide biosynthesis protein has protein sequence MKKLKEIASKQSSLVFTDQLIFSGSNFLLTFLLARKLSISDFGFFSCVLLVTYFLVGICNAVIVQPFQISAAKEFSRKSLGFVFQAVLLLIFIFALLLFAAKFLPISAIEFFKRNLSAVILFTTAYIFQDFVRKILLTLDHIQILLFIDCIFLAVFPFIWVEESLSLFKSLYIIGIINFIATIPGIIYFIKNSDFSLKNNSLFRYHFKEGKWLLSASVVQWFSNNFFTLVAGIYLGTNALGALRLVQSFFGIINIILQTVENYYLPKTALLHYQNKGQEKKELLKNMSKGMAVLGVLIAGFFIFSEPIITFLGGQKYHQYGFVIRLISVLYIVILYGYPTRIAIRILEQNKVFFIGYCISFMFSLLSFHFLLKYFELYGAVSGLVINQVLMVVYWKILLNKKNISVWA, from the coding sequence GTGAAAAAGCTGAAAGAAATAGCGTCCAAACAATCATCTCTGGTCTTCACCGATCAGCTGATATTCAGTGGATCCAATTTTCTGCTTACTTTTTTGCTGGCCAGGAAACTGAGCATTTCAGATTTTGGTTTTTTTTCGTGCGTTCTTTTAGTAACTTATTTTCTTGTTGGAATCTGTAATGCAGTTATTGTACAGCCGTTTCAGATTTCAGCCGCAAAAGAATTCAGCCGAAAATCGCTGGGATTTGTTTTTCAGGCTGTTTTGCTGTTGATTTTTATTTTTGCTTTGCTATTGTTTGCGGCTAAATTTCTACCTATTTCCGCAATAGAATTCTTTAAAAGAAACTTATCCGCGGTTATTCTTTTTACAACCGCCTATATTTTTCAGGATTTTGTCAGAAAAATTTTACTGACGCTTGACCATATTCAAATTTTACTTTTTATTGACTGTATTTTTCTGGCTGTCTTCCCTTTTATCTGGGTTGAGGAAAGCCTCAGTTTATTTAAAAGTCTGTATATAATAGGTATAATTAATTTTATAGCAACCATTCCGGGAATCATCTATTTTATAAAAAATTCGGATTTTAGTTTGAAAAACAACTCACTTTTCCGCTATCATTTTAAAGAGGGAAAATGGCTTTTGAGTGCTTCTGTTGTACAATGGTTTTCAAATAATTTCTTCACTCTCGTCGCAGGTATTTATCTTGGCACCAACGCGTTGGGAGCTTTGAGGCTGGTTCAGTCTTTTTTTGGAATTATCAATATTATTCTGCAGACTGTTGAAAACTATTACCTTCCGAAAACTGCCCTGCTACATTATCAAAATAAAGGACAGGAAAAAAAAGAACTTCTAAAAAATATGTCAAAAGGAATGGCAGTACTGGGAGTTCTTATTGCCGGTTTCTTTATCTTTTCAGAACCTATTATTACCTTTCTGGGAGGACAGAAATATCATCAGTATGGTTTTGTTATCAGGTTAATCTCTGTTTTGTATATCGTTATCCTTTACGGCTACCCTACCCGAATCGCCATCAGAATTTTAGAACAAAATAAAGTTTTCTTTATCGGTTATTGCATTTCATTTATGTTCTCGCTTCTGAGCTTTCATTTCCTCTTAAAATATTTTGAACTGTACGGAGCCGTTTCAGGGCTTGTGATCAATCAGGTTTTAATGGTTGTGTATTGGAAAATTCTTCTTAACAAAAAAAATATTTCCGTATGGGCATAG